The Prosthecobacter algae genome has a segment encoding these proteins:
- a CDS encoding TIGR00730 family Rossman fold protein, with amino-acid sequence MRIAIYCGANGGSDLLYRQAAAGVAAFLAGEGIGLVYGGGNVGLMGCIADAALKAGGQVIGVIPQSLMEKELGHGGVTELHVVRSMHERKQMMVDLSDGFIALPGGFGTLDELFETLTWLQLSFHAKPVGLLNVNGFFDGLLLFLDHMTSQGFLKQEHRECVLVAEDPAELLAKMRSFRAPELGKWIEKMVSTER; translated from the coding sequence ATGCGAATTGCCATCTACTGCGGAGCCAACGGCGGAAGCGACCTTTTATACCGGCAGGCTGCCGCCGGGGTGGCGGCCTTTTTGGCTGGCGAGGGCATCGGTCTGGTCTATGGAGGTGGCAATGTCGGACTGATGGGTTGCATCGCGGATGCGGCCCTGAAGGCCGGGGGCCAGGTCATCGGCGTCATTCCTCAGTCCCTCATGGAAAAGGAGCTGGGCCATGGTGGCGTGACCGAGCTGCATGTGGTGCGCTCAATGCATGAGCGAAAGCAAATGATGGTGGACCTCAGCGATGGCTTCATCGCTCTTCCTGGTGGATTTGGCACCCTGGATGAACTCTTCGAAACGCTCACTTGGCTGCAACTGAGCTTTCACGCGAAGCCTGTGGGGCTGCTGAATGTGAACGGCTTTTTCGATGGGTTGCTGCTCTTTTTGGACCACATGACCTCCCAAGGTTTTTTAAAGCAAGAGCATCGGGAATGTGTGCTTGTGGCGGAAGATCCCGCCGAACTGTTGGCCAAGATGCGCAGCTTCCGTGCTCCTGAACTGGGGAAATGGATTGAAAAAATGGTTTCTACGGAGCGTTGA
- a CDS encoding MBL fold metallo-hydrolase, which produces MRVHTLDLQFQNTPGLIAAYLVESGHELALIETGPGSTLPTLRQALQAKGFQPGDVRHVFVTHIHLDHAGAAGWWAQQGAQVYCHPSAARHLVDPSRLMDSARRVYAERMDTLWGEMLPAPEERVTALADNECIRVGEVQFTAWDTPGHARHHHAFVVGDACFTGDVAGLRLAGSPYLSVTAAPPQFDPPAYVASVDRLLAGNFQQLFLTHFGEVTDVKDHLSRYRQRIEEVHQNVRTWMQQGCTPAEIEKRYGETEHALATATGLSPADWQLHQMSNATGMCADGVRLYVEKNP; this is translated from the coding sequence ATGCGCGTCCACACCCTCGATCTCCAGTTCCAAAACACTCCCGGCCTCATCGCCGCCTATCTGGTGGAAAGCGGGCATGAACTGGCCCTGATCGAGACCGGCCCCGGTTCCACGCTGCCAACCCTGCGCCAGGCCTTGCAGGCGAAGGGATTCCAACCGGGAGATGTACGGCATGTTTTTGTCACCCACATCCACCTTGACCACGCAGGGGCCGCAGGCTGGTGGGCCCAGCAGGGGGCCCAGGTTTACTGCCACCCCAGCGCCGCCCGTCATTTGGTGGATCCCAGCCGTCTCATGGACAGTGCCCGGCGCGTGTATGCAGAGCGGATGGACACCCTCTGGGGAGAGATGCTGCCCGCCCCGGAAGAGCGCGTGACCGCCCTGGCGGACAATGAATGCATCCGCGTGGGCGAGGTACAGTTCACAGCATGGGATACCCCAGGGCATGCACGCCACCACCATGCTTTCGTCGTCGGCGATGCCTGCTTCACGGGCGATGTTGCCGGCCTTCGTCTGGCGGGCAGCCCCTATCTTTCCGTGACGGCCGCCCCTCCGCAGTTTGATCCCCCCGCTTACGTTGCCTCGGTGGACCGTCTACTGGCTGGCAATTTCCAGCAGCTCTTCCTCACTCATTTTGGTGAAGTCACCGATGTGAAGGACCATCTCAGCCGTTATCGACAGCGCATTGAGGAAGTTCATCAAAACGTCCGCACCTGGATGCAGCAAGGCTGCACGCCTGCGGAGATCGAAAAACGTTACGGCGAAACGGAGCACGCACTGGCCACCGCTACCGGCCTTTCCCCCGCAGACTGGCAACTCCACCAGATGAGCAATGCCACCGGCATGTGTGCGGACGGAGTGCGGCTATATGTGGAGAAAAATCCGTAA
- a CDS encoding PAS domain S-box protein, giving the protein MESTSAMPPFLGLAKFDEDEGPVRRILESIGDGFYGFDDQWRFTFVNEAGRRILAFYSESADALLGRNYWEMFPSTRGTVIETEFLRAVAEGVSVEFEVFYPPWDCWFSVRGFPIRGGGLSVYFRDITKDKAVAAALKSSEERYRSLFESINDGFCVIEMVWDAEGNPVDYRFLETNLAFEKHSGLKSAQGKTIREMNPQHEEHWFQIYGRVASSGEPVNFSEGSDSLGRWFDVYAFPIGRREQRHVAVKFTDITERCLKDREVARLGQENRARLAELETLLEVLPVGIAISNDPECSHIRINAAFSRMLEVPKDGNASKTAPSEQVPMNFQVMDDSGAEVPARDLPMQVAARDGREIRDCELNVAFEDGRVLRFLEYVSPLFDEHGTPRGSIGAFLDITERRQAEQRQKFLLALDDAVRPLSNAEEIVAVSARLLGEHLRVDRCAYADIESDADTMNIVGDYTRGVPSIVGRYAFTQFGTEVLELMRADQAYVVNDIRSQPPSSPAMAAYQAAQIVAVVCVPLHKDGRLVAAMAVHMQAPRRWKSDEVTLVQHVANRCWEALERARVTRDLKESEARFRQVADLMPQVVWMAQPDGFIDYYNLRWQELTGQSVISRGDASWMPVMHPDDLQACFDRWYHSVNTGESFDSRFRLRNQSTGEFRWFLSRALPLRNERDEIVRWYGTSTDIDDLVRAEESTRQARAEAERANRAKDDFLAALSHELRTPLTPVLLAVEDLCGDPNLPASVNSTLRMMQRNIGLEARLIDDLLDLTRIAHGKMVLRLQEGDAHILFDHALEIAREDAQAKGLAIRVDLSATKTLVRCDPARIQQVFWNLLKNAIKFTPTNGNITVRSYDEGGFLVLEVRDTGIGIAAEMVERIFRPFEQADLTTAHRFGGLGLGLSISKAIVDMHEGQITAESAGADSGATFRVKLPSVGVYKEKAASSGSGHGTAARSSQIGHTRSLRLLVVEDHEPTLTVLERLLKRAGHQVTCAGSLATAQAAATGLTFDLVVSDIGLPDGTGMDLMRSLRELYGLRGIALTGYGMEEDLRLAYEAGFVAHLTKPVEFVELRRLLAGLTPG; this is encoded by the coding sequence ATGGAATCCACTTCCGCCATGCCTCCTTTCCTGGGTTTAGCCAAGTTCGACGAGGATGAAGGCCCTGTGCGGCGCATTCTGGAAAGTATCGGAGACGGTTTTTATGGTTTTGATGACCAGTGGCGCTTTACCTTTGTGAACGAGGCGGGGCGCCGGATCCTGGCTTTTTACAGCGAGTCGGCAGATGCCTTGTTGGGCCGAAATTATTGGGAAATGTTTCCTTCAACACGTGGCACGGTGATTGAGACGGAGTTTCTCCGAGCGGTGGCGGAAGGGGTCTCGGTGGAGTTCGAAGTCTTTTACCCGCCTTGGGACTGTTGGTTCTCGGTGCGTGGTTTTCCCATCAGAGGGGGTGGGCTGTCCGTGTACTTTCGCGACATCACGAAGGATAAGGCCGTGGCGGCGGCGCTGAAGTCGAGTGAGGAACGCTACCGGTCTCTGTTTGAGTCCATCAATGACGGATTCTGTGTGATCGAGATGGTGTGGGATGCCGAGGGAAACCCGGTGGACTACCGATTTTTGGAGACCAACCTGGCCTTTGAAAAACATTCCGGGCTGAAATCAGCCCAGGGTAAAACCATCCGCGAGATGAATCCTCAGCATGAGGAGCATTGGTTTCAGATTTATGGTCGGGTGGCGAGCTCGGGAGAACCTGTCAATTTTTCTGAGGGCTCGGACTCGCTGGGCCGGTGGTTCGATGTCTATGCCTTTCCTATCGGCAGACGTGAGCAGCGACATGTGGCGGTCAAGTTTACCGACATCACTGAACGTTGCCTGAAGGACCGGGAGGTGGCCAGACTGGGGCAGGAAAACCGCGCCCGGTTGGCGGAGTTGGAAACCTTGCTGGAAGTGTTGCCGGTAGGCATTGCCATCTCCAATGACCCTGAGTGCAGCCACATCCGGATCAATGCCGCATTTTCCAGGATGCTAGAAGTGCCCAAGGACGGCAATGCATCAAAAACGGCACCCTCCGAGCAGGTTCCGATGAATTTTCAGGTGATGGATGACTCAGGTGCCGAAGTGCCCGCGAGGGATCTACCCATGCAGGTCGCGGCACGGGATGGGCGTGAAATCCGAGACTGTGAATTGAATGTGGCCTTTGAGGATGGCCGGGTGCTGCGTTTCCTGGAGTATGTATCCCCTTTGTTCGATGAACATGGCACACCTCGAGGCAGCATCGGCGCTTTTCTCGATATCACCGAAAGGCGGCAGGCCGAGCAGCGGCAGAAGTTTTTGCTGGCTCTGGATGATGCCGTGAGACCATTGAGCAATGCTGAGGAAATTGTGGCCGTTTCGGCTAGGCTTCTGGGAGAGCATTTGCGGGTGGACCGCTGTGCCTATGCGGATATCGAAAGCGATGCGGATACGATGAACATCGTGGGTGACTATACCCGGGGTGTGCCCAGCATCGTCGGTCGCTACGCATTCACTCAGTTCGGTACAGAGGTCTTGGAACTGATGCGTGCAGATCAGGCCTACGTGGTCAATGACATCCGCAGCCAACCGCCCTCATCTCCAGCCATGGCGGCCTATCAGGCTGCGCAGATCGTCGCGGTGGTATGTGTGCCTCTGCACAAGGATGGTAGATTGGTGGCGGCGATGGCGGTACACATGCAGGCTCCCCGGCGCTGGAAAAGCGATGAAGTCACCCTGGTCCAACATGTGGCTAACCGTTGCTGGGAGGCCCTGGAGAGGGCGCGAGTAACCCGGGACTTGAAAGAGAGCGAGGCCCGCTTTCGCCAGGTCGCGGATCTCATGCCGCAGGTCGTGTGGATGGCCCAGCCAGATGGATTCATCGACTATTACAACCTGCGCTGGCAGGAGCTCACCGGCCAGTCAGTCATTTCTAGGGGTGATGCTAGCTGGATGCCTGTGATGCATCCTGATGATCTTCAAGCGTGTTTTGACCGCTGGTATCATTCGGTGAATACGGGGGAGTCTTTTGATAGCCGGTTTCGCCTGCGGAACCAGTCCACAGGTGAGTTCCGCTGGTTTCTCTCACGGGCACTGCCTTTGAGAAATGAGAGGGATGAAATCGTGCGTTGGTACGGTACCTCTACAGACATTGATGACCTGGTGCGCGCCGAAGAATCCACCCGGCAGGCCAGGGCAGAGGCTGAGCGCGCGAACCGAGCCAAGGATGATTTTCTAGCCGCGCTGTCGCATGAGCTGCGCACTCCCCTGACCCCCGTCTTGTTGGCCGTAGAGGATCTCTGTGGCGATCCTAACCTGCCCGCCAGCGTGAACTCAACGCTGCGCATGATGCAACGAAATATTGGACTGGAAGCAAGGCTGATTGATGATCTTCTGGATCTCACCCGCATCGCTCATGGCAAGATGGTGCTCCGGCTACAGGAGGGAGATGCGCACATACTCTTTGATCATGCTCTGGAAATCGCCCGTGAGGATGCCCAGGCAAAAGGGCTCGCCATTCGCGTGGATCTCTCCGCTACAAAGACACTCGTCCGTTGCGATCCGGCGCGCATCCAGCAGGTGTTTTGGAATCTTCTCAAGAACGCCATCAAGTTCACTCCTACCAACGGCAATATCACCGTGCGTTCCTATGATGAAGGCGGTTTCCTCGTCCTGGAAGTTCGTGATACAGGCATCGGCATTGCTGCGGAAATGGTGGAGCGTATTTTCAGGCCCTTTGAGCAGGCGGACCTGACGACCGCTCATCGTTTTGGCGGGCTCGGACTGGGGCTTTCCATTTCGAAGGCGATTGTGGACATGCATGAAGGGCAAATCACAGCGGAGAGCGCAGGGGCAGATTCGGGTGCCACCTTTCGGGTTAAACTTCCGTCCGTCGGTGTTTACAAGGAAAAGGCTGCCTCATCAGGCTCAGGCCATGGAACGGCAGCCCGATCCTCGCAGATCGGTCACACCCGTTCATTGCGGCTGCTGGTGGTGGAGGATCATGAACCCACATTAACCGTTCTGGAGCGGCTGCTGAAGCGTGCCGGACATCAGGTGACCTGTGCAGGCAGTCTGGCCACGGCGCAGGCGGCTGCCACTGGCTTAACTTTCGACTTGGTGGTCAGTGACATCGGCCTGCCCGATGGCACGGGGATGGATCTCATGAGAAGCCTGCGGGAGCTCTATGGCCTGCGCGGAATCGCGCTCACCGGCTACGGCATGGAGGAGGACCTCCGTCTAGCCTATGAAGCGGGGTTTGTGGCCCACCTGACCAAGCCGGTGGAGTTCGTCGAATTGCGCCGTCTGCTGGCCGGGCTGACTCCTGGCTAG
- a CDS encoding class II fumarate hydratase: protein MKTRLEKDSMGEMSVPDDALYGASTQRAVLNFPISGRPVPFPVIHAYGLIKGAAAKVHQQLGLLSAERASLIVQAAQEVAEGRLDTHFVLDIYQTGSGTSTNMNVNEVISNRACQIAGQPIGAKDPVHPNDHVNLGQSSNDTFPTALHVAVARELQERLLPVLERLQGSLAQKGDEFWEVLKIGRTHLMDATPVRLGQEFRGYARQVEHGVDRVHKAIKTLAELPLGGTAVGTGLNCHPDFPAQVIALIAEKTGLPFREAKDHFEAQSAKDALVEVSGQLKTIATSLFKIANDIRWLSSGPQCAVGEISLPATQPGSSIMPGKVNPVMCESLMQVCARVFGNDATVTWCAAHGNFELNVMMPALGAALLESIELLTHAAHVFEERCIRGIEANQERCSGFIEQSLALVTGLNSKIGYDRAAAIAKESVRTGIPVRQICLGRLAELGLTELELNEALDPARMCAPDPLSVGGLG from the coding sequence ATGAAGACCCGCCTCGAAAAAGACAGCATGGGTGAGATGAGTGTGCCGGATGACGCTCTCTATGGTGCCTCCACCCAGCGGGCGGTTTTGAATTTTCCCATCAGCGGCAGGCCGGTGCCTTTTCCGGTGATCCACGCTTACGGCCTCATCAAAGGTGCGGCAGCAAAGGTGCATCAGCAGTTAGGCCTGCTCTCCGCAGAAAGGGCTAGTCTGATTGTCCAGGCCGCGCAGGAGGTGGCAGAGGGCAGGCTGGATACCCATTTCGTTCTAGACATCTACCAGACGGGTTCGGGCACCAGCACGAACATGAATGTCAACGAGGTGATCTCCAACCGGGCCTGCCAGATCGCCGGGCAGCCCATCGGGGCCAAGGATCCAGTTCACCCGAATGACCATGTTAACCTGGGGCAGTCGTCGAACGACACTTTTCCCACCGCTTTGCACGTGGCCGTGGCGCGAGAACTGCAAGAGCGACTGCTGCCCGTGCTGGAGCGGCTGCAGGGGAGCTTAGCTCAGAAAGGAGATGAGTTTTGGGAAGTCCTGAAAATCGGGCGAACGCATCTCATGGATGCCACCCCTGTGCGGCTTGGCCAGGAATTCAGAGGGTATGCCCGCCAGGTGGAGCACGGGGTGGACCGCGTGCATAAGGCCATCAAGACCCTGGCGGAACTACCGCTGGGCGGCACAGCCGTGGGCACAGGGCTGAATTGCCATCCCGACTTTCCGGCGCAAGTCATTGCCTTGATCGCTGAAAAGACCGGGTTGCCGTTTCGGGAGGCGAAGGATCATTTTGAAGCGCAGTCCGCCAAAGATGCGCTGGTGGAAGTCAGCGGCCAGCTCAAGACCATTGCGACCAGCCTGTTCAAGATCGCCAATGACATCCGCTGGCTCAGTTCGGGCCCCCAGTGTGCGGTGGGGGAGATTTCGCTGCCGGCCACCCAGCCGGGCAGCAGCATCATGCCGGGCAAGGTAAATCCGGTGATGTGCGAGAGCCTGATGCAGGTCTGTGCCCGTGTTTTTGGGAACGATGCCACCGTCACTTGGTGCGCGGCCCACGGGAATTTTGAGCTGAATGTCATGATGCCCGCCTTGGGAGCTGCATTGCTCGAAAGCATCGAACTGCTGACCCATGCCGCTCATGTCTTTGAGGAGCGTTGCATTCGCGGGATCGAGGCTAACCAGGAGCGTTGCAGTGGATTCATCGAGCAAAGCTTGGCCTTGGTGACGGGGCTCAATTCGAAGATCGGCTATGATCGTGCAGCCGCCATTGCTAAGGAAAGTGTCCGCACGGGCATCCCGGTCCGGCAAATCTGCCTGGGGCGTCTGGCCGAACTCGGCCTCACGGAGCTGGAACTCAATGAGGCCCTGGATCCAGCCCGCATGTGCGCCCCAGATCCGCTTTCGGTGGGAGGCTTGGGCTGA
- a CDS encoding DUF2339 domain-containing protein, translating into MEALLVLLGLGLALYFLAGPAIAWYVASEARKETQALREAVARLQAQVLELRQAPPAAAPVPSPVQVATPVSQAASRTGMGEAVPAPKISPQIATSPIVMPGTDEPPPLPAWENSSSPAQPALQVELPPPMAANPPHIPQTPQAPLPLRSSPTKAAKPAISLEQFLGVKLFAWIGGLALFLGIVFFVKYAFERNLISPTLRTAIGFAIGGGLVTAGVLMRRSRDYAVLSQTLAATGVLILYGVTYAAHALYHFPAFGTLTTFAYMSLITAGAFVLAVRMQAPVIAVLGMAGGFLTPVFVNSGVDNPLGLFGYVLLIDLGLLAVTRKTGWAYLVACGAAGTLMLEAGWFLQWFDKGGYALSAKIWIPVTVHVFFPILFSGASWWLSRHHREASSSARETASLHPALGGLALTAWSFGVAFMFLEHEFITSRPLVLNGFLFALNAAVMLQIWVQPRVAMAQWVAALLSFIHLAVWSSLRLTEATLISALVSYLIFGLMHTGFALLAMRKRPEAMQAQRHGIWLGPVAVLLVIVPMFSLPTVPWMIWPTVLLLNLMTIAVAGVTLALAPVLLALCVTLLAMGFWLFLLDIATSPWGFLSTLGGFSLVFAAASAVLSARLRERTGAEKRSGSEWLSSLEGLLPMASATLPFILLIIATYRLDLVNPTPVFTLGLLLSLGLLVLMRLSRLPALGLAALVCMWLLEYTWLDLHPRVSITQPWMALGWFIGIATLFASYPFVWKARFKEVALPWVVSAVTWLLQGFLIYKVCSHLPVLENRMGWVPALLALPPLASLWAVLKMQAPAHGTEIHRLVRNSQLAWFGGVALAFITLIFPVQFDHQWITLGWVLEGAALCWLYTRVPHEGLRRVGFGLLTTSFVRLALNPSVLSYQERSDTPIWNWFLYIYGISALAMFAAAWWLAPPRDRLNGLNLRAILWSFGGILMFLLMNIEIADWFTLPGERFISIDWGGNFARSMTFSIAWALFALALLIIGFRLDARAARYAGIGLMGITLVKLFFHDLANIESIYRIGALIVVAIIALGASFLYQRFYARQERER; encoded by the coding sequence ATGGAAGCCCTCTTAGTCCTTCTCGGCCTTGGCCTCGCGCTGTACTTTCTAGCTGGCCCGGCCATTGCCTGGTATGTGGCATCGGAAGCACGTAAGGAAACCCAGGCGCTGCGCGAGGCCGTGGCCCGGCTGCAGGCCCAAGTTCTAGAGCTTCGGCAAGCGCCTCCCGCTGCCGCCCCTGTGCCAAGTCCAGTGCAGGTGGCTACCCCGGTTTCACAAGCCGCCAGCAGGACCGGCATGGGCGAAGCAGTGCCAGCACCAAAGATTTCCCCCCAGATCGCCACCTCCCCAATTGTCATGCCAGGGACTGACGAGCCTCCCCCCTTGCCAGCATGGGAAAACAGCTCCTCACCAGCGCAGCCAGCCCTTCAAGTGGAGCTTCCTCCGCCGATGGCTGCAAACCCACCACACATCCCGCAGACTCCACAGGCACCCCTCCCACTGCGCAGTTCGCCGACGAAGGCCGCCAAGCCAGCCATCTCGCTGGAGCAGTTTCTGGGGGTGAAGCTGTTTGCCTGGATCGGTGGGCTGGCCCTGTTCCTGGGGATCGTTTTCTTTGTGAAGTACGCCTTTGAGAGAAATCTCATCTCCCCGACCCTGCGCACGGCCATTGGCTTTGCCATCGGCGGAGGTCTGGTGACCGCCGGCGTCCTCATGCGCCGCAGCCGGGACTATGCGGTCCTTTCTCAAACACTGGCCGCCACCGGTGTGCTAATCCTTTACGGGGTCACTTATGCCGCCCACGCGCTTTATCACTTTCCCGCCTTTGGCACCCTCACCACCTTCGCCTACATGTCGCTCATCACCGCAGGGGCCTTCGTTCTGGCAGTGCGGATGCAGGCCCCGGTCATCGCAGTTCTGGGCATGGCGGGCGGGTTTCTCACCCCAGTCTTTGTCAATTCCGGTGTGGACAATCCCCTCGGCCTTTTTGGTTATGTGCTGCTCATCGACCTGGGCCTGCTGGCGGTGACTCGCAAAACTGGTTGGGCCTACCTGGTGGCTTGTGGAGCGGCGGGCACTCTCATGCTGGAGGCCGGGTGGTTCCTCCAATGGTTCGACAAGGGAGGCTACGCCCTGAGCGCCAAGATCTGGATTCCAGTGACCGTGCATGTGTTTTTCCCGATCTTGTTTTCCGGAGCGAGCTGGTGGCTGAGCAGGCACCATCGCGAGGCTTCCAGTTCGGCCAGGGAGACGGCCTCGCTGCATCCGGCACTGGGCGGACTGGCCTTGACTGCTTGGAGTTTCGGCGTGGCCTTCATGTTTCTGGAACATGAGTTCATCACCTCGCGTCCGCTGGTGCTGAACGGCTTTCTCTTTGCCCTGAATGCGGCCGTGATGCTGCAAATCTGGGTGCAGCCACGCGTGGCGATGGCGCAATGGGTGGCGGCGCTGCTCAGCTTTATCCATCTGGCGGTGTGGAGCTCCCTGCGGCTTACTGAAGCGACTCTGATCTCCGCGCTGGTCAGTTATCTCATCTTTGGCCTGATGCATACGGGGTTTGCCCTGCTGGCCATGCGCAAGCGGCCGGAGGCGATGCAGGCTCAGCGGCATGGCATCTGGCTGGGACCCGTGGCCGTGCTGCTGGTGATCGTGCCCATGTTTTCCCTGCCCACCGTGCCGTGGATGATCTGGCCGACCGTCCTGCTGCTAAACCTGATGACCATCGCTGTAGCGGGGGTGACGCTGGCCCTCGCCCCGGTGCTGCTGGCCCTCTGTGTGACTTTGCTGGCCATGGGCTTCTGGCTTTTCCTGTTGGATATCGCCACCAGCCCGTGGGGATTTCTGTCCACCCTGGGCGGTTTTTCCCTGGTCTTTGCGGCGGCCAGCGCGGTCCTTTCCGCCAGATTGCGAGAGCGTACTGGGGCGGAAAAAAGGAGCGGCTCCGAATGGCTGAGCAGTCTGGAAGGCCTCCTGCCGATGGCCTCGGCCACCCTGCCTTTCATCCTCCTGATCATCGCCACCTACCGCCTTGATTTGGTCAACCCCACACCGGTATTCACCCTCGGCTTGCTGCTGTCTCTGGGGCTGCTGGTGCTCATGCGCCTTTCCCGCCTGCCAGCCCTGGGGCTGGCAGCGCTCGTCTGCATGTGGTTGCTGGAATACACCTGGCTGGATCTGCATCCGAGGGTTTCCATCACCCAGCCTTGGATGGCCCTAGGCTGGTTCATTGGCATCGCCACCCTATTTGCCAGCTACCCGTTTGTCTGGAAAGCACGCTTCAAAGAAGTGGCTCTTCCCTGGGTGGTCTCTGCGGTCACATGGCTGCTGCAAGGATTCCTGATCTACAAGGTTTGCTCTCACCTGCCAGTCCTGGAAAACCGCATGGGCTGGGTTCCAGCACTGTTGGCCCTGCCTCCGCTGGCCTCGCTTTGGGCCGTTCTGAAAATGCAGGCCCCAGCACATGGAACAGAAATTCACCGGCTGGTCCGCAACAGCCAGCTCGCCTGGTTTGGCGGTGTGGCCCTGGCCTTCATCACCCTCATTTTTCCCGTCCAGTTTGATCATCAGTGGATCACCCTCGGCTGGGTGCTGGAAGGGGCGGCACTTTGCTGGCTCTACACCCGGGTGCCGCATGAGGGGCTACGTCGGGTAGGCTTTGGCCTGCTGACCACCTCCTTTGTCCGACTGGCCTTAAACCCTTCCGTTCTCAGCTACCAAGAACGCAGTGACACTCCTATCTGGAACTGGTTTTTATACATCTACGGCATCTCCGCGCTGGCCATGTTCGCCGCCGCCTGGTGGCTCGCCCCGCCACGCGACCGCCTCAATGGTCTCAATCTCCGCGCCATCCTTTGGAGCTTTGGCGGCATCCTGATGTTCCTGCTGATGAACATCGAGATTGCCGACTGGTTTACCCTGCCTGGCGAGCGTTTCATCTCCATCGATTGGGGCGGCAACTTCGCCCGCAGCATGACCTTCAGCATCGCCTGGGCCCTTTTTGCCCTGGCGCTCCTCATCATCGGCTTCCGGCTGGATGCCAGAGCTGCACGCTATGCCGGGATCGGGCTCATGGGCATCACGCTGGTGAAGCTGTTCTTCCACGACCTGGCCAACATCGAAAGCATCTACCGCATCGGTGCCCTCATCGTCGTCGCCATCATCGCCCTTGGAGCCTCGTTCCTGTATCAACGCTTTTATGCGCGGCAGGAACGGGAACGATGA
- the tsf gene encoding translation elongation factor Ts → MAEISAKVVMALREKTNAAMMECKAALKEADGDLEKAEVILRKKGTIKAEKKADRQTKEGIIASYIHMAGRIGVLIEVNCETDFVARNEIFQAFVKDISLHIAAANPKFLGREEIPEALIAKERDIAADQIKGKPAEIAEKIIQGKIDKIFSDQCLLEQPFIKNPDQTIGDFVKSKISELGENLVVRRFVRFAVGEDIATA, encoded by the coding sequence ATGGCTGAAATCTCCGCAAAAGTCGTCATGGCCCTTCGTGAAAAAACGAATGCCGCCATGATGGAATGTAAAGCTGCCCTCAAGGAAGCCGATGGCGACCTGGAAAAGGCCGAAGTCATCCTTCGTAAAAAAGGCACCATCAAGGCTGAAAAGAAGGCCGACCGCCAGACGAAGGAAGGCATCATCGCCTCCTACATCCACATGGCAGGCCGCATCGGCGTCCTCATCGAAGTGAACTGCGAAACCGACTTCGTCGCTCGCAACGAAATCTTCCAGGCCTTCGTCAAGGACATCTCCCTCCACATCGCCGCCGCGAACCCTAAGTTCCTCGGTCGTGAAGAGATCCCTGAGGCTCTCATCGCCAAGGAGCGCGACATCGCTGCTGACCAGATCAAGGGCAAGCCAGCCGAAATCGCCGAAAAAATCATCCAGGGCAAGATCGACAAGATCTTCTCTGACCAGTGCCTCCTGGAGCAGCCGTTCATCAAGAACCCTGACCAGACCATCGGTGACTTTGTGAAGAGCAAAATCTCCGAGCTGGGCGAAAACCTCGTCGTGCGCCGCTTCGTGCGCTTCGCCGTGGGTGAAGACATCGCTACTGCCTAA
- the rpsB gene encoding 30S ribosomal protein S2 gives MSQALAELVEAGVHFGHQTKRWNPKMKPFILDSRNQIHILNIEETIKQIDVAAEFLSELARKNKRILFVGCKRQAQEAIREAAEACGQFYVNHRWLGGTLTNLETIRKSVARLGYLEEIEKKPEFKLMSKKELASLNRERIKLERNLRGVRGMDKFPDAVVIVDSAREHIAVHEARRLGIPIVALVDTNADPDKVDYPIAANDDAIRSIRIILQKLIDPVITATAELKK, from the coding sequence ATGTCCCAAGCACTCGCAGAACTCGTCGAAGCCGGAGTCCATTTCGGTCACCAAACCAAGCGTTGGAACCCGAAGATGAAGCCTTTCATCCTCGACTCCCGCAACCAGATCCACATCCTCAACATCGAGGAGACCATCAAGCAGATCGACGTCGCCGCTGAGTTCCTTTCCGAACTCGCCCGCAAAAACAAGCGCATCCTTTTCGTCGGTTGCAAACGCCAGGCTCAGGAAGCCATCCGCGAAGCTGCTGAAGCCTGCGGCCAGTTCTACGTGAACCATCGCTGGTTGGGCGGTACCCTCACCAACCTCGAAACCATCCGCAAGAGCGTCGCCCGCCTTGGCTATCTGGAAGAGATCGAGAAGAAGCCTGAGTTCAAACTCATGTCCAAGAAGGAACTCGCCTCCCTGAACCGCGAGCGTATCAAGCTGGAGCGCAACCTTCGTGGCGTGCGCGGCATGGACAAGTTCCCAGACGCCGTCGTCATCGTGGACTCCGCTCGCGAGCACATCGCCGTGCATGAAGCCCGCCGCCTTGGCATCCCGATCGTGGCCCTCGTGGACACCAATGCCGACCCAGACAAAGTGGACTACCCGATCGCCGCTAACGACGACGCCATCCGCTCCATTCGCATCATTCTCCAGAAGCTGATCGACCCGGTCATCACCGCGACTGCTGAGCTGAAGAAGTAA